A segment of the Arachis hypogaea cultivar Tifrunner chromosome 5, arahy.Tifrunner.gnm2.J5K5, whole genome shotgun sequence genome:
TGAGGACTGGATTTGATGGTGGGTCATTATGGCTGTGGGCTTTGAAAAAAACACTTGCGGGTCAATTTCCAAAAAAAATGTTTCTGACTTACTGGGGGAAAAGGAAACAGTTGGCAGCACTAGGATCGCAACGAAAGCCCTACCCACTTTGGCCGTAGCAAACGGGGCTCTCGCGTCTGCTTCCGTGAATCTCGTTGCCGGCGTCAGTTGCGTAGGTCTGGGCGCCGTAGCACGGACGCAGCGGAGGTCTGAGGTGGTGTTGCAGCCGTGGTGTCCAGCGGGGGACGTGGGTGCGTGTGATCTGAGGCCGAGGGGTAGGACGACATCCTTGCGCGAGGTCCCCAGGCTGAAGGATGCAGTGAGCCGTACGTGCCGTCTGATGCGGAGATCCGGCCGCCGTTCCACGGAAAAGTAGGTTGTGGAAGGTCCAAGGAAACAAAACTCTGCCGCTGAAACAACGCATTTCCTGTCAGATCTCAGTTTTTATCTGAAGATTGTCACTTCTCCCCCGATTTGGGTTCTCGCGTTAGGTGGACACTGATACAGTTCAAAGTCAGGTGTGTTGTATTTTCATTCctttatttgaatttatttgtAAATTTGTGCATAATGTGATAGGTTTTACTGCTGTGGGTTTTGTACTTTAATTGTAGTCTGAGGATATAGATGGGGCCATGTTCGCATGGAGAGAACACCGAAAAGGGAATTAGGagtttaaattttgtgatttagaTTCGAAATCTATTAGGCTAGGGACAGATTTCTGCGCCGTggattatcaattttttattgaaaacaaatgaTAGTATAGGTTCATACATAAGTAGAATGTCTGTCGTTGTGATGTCTTGATGTTTGATGAATCCGGCTCACCAATCAGGATCGGAAAATAGTTGAAGGTGTCTGATTTTCGTCTACTGGACCAATAGTCCAATAGGGGTTAGACATGGTTATTGTTCCAGGCATGTGATTGGGGATTGGAAAACATCCTATGGAATCAAATGAAGCTTTGCTCCTTTCCGGAGTAAGCCGAACATCCTACTTGCTACACGATTATGACTACTCTGGCAGGGGACCTGCAGAAAGCTCCCACGCCAATGCAATTCTTTCAATTTAggattttttacttaaataaattttatagaaCCCAAATTTACTGATATCCAATGAGATCTACAACATGATAACCCTTttcctattattatataaatcgtcCTAGTCTGTGTAGGATTAAATAAAACGTAAACCATTTCAGGCTGGAACTGGGAAGGGAAACAAAGGGTAAATGGTGCCAGGGTCCCTAGAATTAAAAGGAGAACGTAAATCGTTCGAGGCTAACATGTTGTTGGGTTAAACCTCATTGCTCTGCCACGATTTACACACAAAGGAGACCCTACATACCCTGGCGCGATTCACGTGTTACTGACTTACTGGGTTGGGAAGATTTATGCTTGTAATGTTGTTGAGTTGATTGCATGGCAAAGTTAACTACCTTAGTATGTTAGATCATATAGTGTGTTGGATCATATAGTATATGCTTAATATGCAATATAGAATAATTTTGAAAGAAGACCTTGTGCCATGGTGGGTTTAATGACTTAGGGTATATGTAGTTTAGGGTAAGACGTAAGAAATTAGGCTTCTTAGTAGCTTCGTTAACACTCTTACTATAGAGTGATGGTTGTATAATAGGGTATTTTtacttataatattttaattttaattatatttatttaaattttaacttaagatataaaaatatactttttataatttcaatgattgattttattgagaagattaaattaaattaaaagaaatactgataaattataataaaagagcACTAAAGTTTAATagataaatttaagttttttcttttaaaaaaatgtcagagggtgttaaaaaatataattttgcatAAGTTAAATTTATGTGGACTTgagtaacataaattaaagtttttacagaatgacaaacaaaattttataaaaaatatgtatgaacagaattgattaaaaaaaatcatatcaacAATGAATACTAGAAATTTCATAGAAACTTAAATTCATGTTATTCAAAGCattatgaatttattttattttaaattatattttttaacaccTTTCgacatgatttttaaaaaaataaccttaaatgtatacattaaaatttagtactctttttatTATAGGTTGCTAGTatgccttttttttaatttaatttattcttaataatgaaattataagtttttttttttaagttaatatttaactggatttaatttaaattaaaatattaaaagtaaaagtatccTATTATACATAAATTGTGCCAGGGTGAGTAGGGTTCATTTGTGTGTAAATCGTGGCAGCCCAATGAGGTTTAGCCCGACAACATGTTAAACCTATCAGTCCGGACGATTTACGTTTTCCTTTTAACTCTAGGGACCCTGGCACGATTTACCCTTTGTTTCCCTTACCAGATCATGCATTAATCGTTCCAGGCTGAAATGGTGTACGTTTTATTTAATCCTACACAGTCTAGGACGATTTATATAATCATAGGAAGAGGGTAATCACGTTGCATATCTCATTTCAGGGGAACCCATTAAATTTGGGTTCtacaaaatttatttaagtaaGAAACCCTTCAATTTATGTCTATCATACGTCTTCACTGATTGGATTTTGGAGGTGtcccttttatttctattgctgcCACCATCCCTTTATTGTTCGTAGCCCCTAAGGGAACCTGTAGCTGTTGTAGGTGCAAGCTGTTAAATGAATCAACATTTTCATTAAGATGTCCTTGGCTGTTTATAGTTAGATAGTGGTATTGTTATACGGAAGAGGTTCTGAAATTCTCTGCAGCTAATGGATTTTTCTGTCACACTGATTCATAACTCAGCAATAAATATTATTGAATTTTCCTAAATACTTTCAGAATATGAAGTCATTTAAAAACCCAAACTTGTGTGTATGTTGAAACAGAATATCCTGTGTTGTAACTTTGAGACGAGGTATGCCATTGGCAATGTTCTTAAAATTTACCAGTCGAGAAACTATGTAACCCTTGCGGATTGGTGTTAGTAATCATTGGCTGCTGTAGTGATTAGGAGTGCAATTGCAAAGTTCATCTGTAACAGGGCTGTTATGATAGGGTTATGAACGTATTTCAGGTTGAGGTGTTGTGTCTGTAATATTTCATGGAAAATATAATAGGATTAGAAGTCAACATGAGATTTCCTTGTCGTGATGGAAATAATTTTCATTCATTTGTCAGAACTTGAATCTGAAGCTCCTTTTTTCGCATTTGTTAATCATGATAGAGGAAGATCTTTGAGGACATTTCTTGAAGGGAATATCTATTCGTGAGGGAAACGGATGTCCCGGGCCTATGATGTAGTTGATTTTGCATAAGACGTTAGGGTGTTGTCCGTTACAGTGGTGTGTGTTCATGGTTGTTTGGCTTTTTAAAATCTGCAGTATAATTTGTGTAGAAGTTTCATGGGCGGAGTGGTTGACCGTAACCTGTTGCACACTTTCATGTTTTCAGGCTAGAACTGTGAACCGATAAGTCCGATGGATTTCAATGGGATTTTTGGAGCTGAATTGGAAGACTCGGATGACAACAGCTCCGATGGAGACCGTGGCTGTTATTATGCGAGTGACGAAGAAGGGGACGAGGATGAAGGTGGTGAGCGCTGCGTTGGTGAGGAAGGTGACCCAACAGGATGCAGAGAAGATGAAAATGGTAACTTCTCAGGTGGTGCCAGTCATGCCGGGGATGATGGGAAAAGTCGCCCAGTTGTCGCAGAGGATTTTATGGGCAGAGAGTTTGTCGGGGAGGAGGATGCCTATCTTGCTTACAAGGAGTTTGCTAGAATGAGGGGTTTCGGGGTCCGCAAGGGCGATGTGGGGCGTGTCGACGGGGTTTTGGTCAGGAGAGACTTTTTCTGCCATCGACAGGGCACCAGACATGCTAAGCACTATGATCGTCCTGAGCGAGTTAGGGAGGAGAGGTTGGAGAGTCGAACCGACTGCAAGGCGAAGTTGAAGATTTTCTATGATGTGCAACGCAGTGTGTGGAAGGTCAGGACCATCTTCGATGAGCACAACCACGAGCTTGCTCCGGCCATGTTTTCACACCTCCTACCTAGCCATCGCTCGATGAGTAATGGTGACAAAGCACAAGTTGATAGCATGAAGCAATTTGGTATACCAACTGCGAAGATAATGGCTTACATGGCTGGTCAATCTGGAGGGTATGGAATGCTGCGATTTACAAAGCGTGATTTGTATAATTATATACATGGTCAAAGGCTGGCCCGAATCAGTGATGGCGATGCTGTAGCAACGATCAGTTACTTGGAGGGCAAGGCGAATGCCGACATGACGACTGTAGCACGTTACACGCGAACTGCCGATGATCGGCTGGGGAGCCTTTTCTGGGTCGACGGTGAGATGATGTCTGACTATCAGTTATTTGGTGATGTTATGGCCTTTGATTCGACGTATCGGTCTAATAAGTACAAGAAACCGCTTGTAGTGTTCTCTGGGTCAAATCACCATAAACAGACAACCATTTTTGGATTTGCGCTCCTGGAGGATGAGGAAGTTCGTACTTACCGGTGGCTGCTGTTAAATCTTGTAGATGTAATGGGAGAGAAGACTCCGTGTGTTGTTGTCACGGATGGGGACAAAGCGATGCGCGCAGCCATCGCGGAGGTGTTCCCGGCAGCTAGGCACCGGCTGTGTGGGTGGCACTTGGAGAAAAACTGTGTTCAGCGGGTTAAGGATACGGAGTTCCGAAAGGTTTTTAAGAAGGCTATGTATGCGAACTTCGAGGTGGAGGACTTCGAGGAATATTGGAAGACGGCGGTGGAGTCACTTGGCCTACAAAATAATAGTTGGGTTCAACAAACATACGAGGTTAAAGAAAGTTGGGCAACAGCATATCTCCGGGGCACTTTCTGTGCGGGATACAGAACAACCTCAAGGTGTGAGGGGATTAATGCATACATAAAGGGGTTCCTGAAATCCACTGATAGCATTTTGGAGCTGGTGCACAGCTTAGATCGCGTTGTAAAGGTTTATCGAAACAACGAAGTCACGGCGCAGTTCTATTCTACGTACTACAGCCCCGTGTTAACAACCGGGCTTGACTCTATCGAGCTTTTTGCATCGAAACTGTACACTCGAGCAGTTTTTAGAGAGGTCAAGAAACAAATCAAGGGTGTTGCAACCTTGCTGTTTCGTGGGAGAGACAGCATCAGCACCACGGTTGTCTACAAGTTTTCAAGGATGGGCGCGCCTGGTAGGATTCACAAGGTTTTGTTCGACCCAGATGACAAGAAAATTCAGTGCGACTGTTCGATGTGGAATAGTGAGGGTATTCCATGTAGTCACATATTCTGCGTGATGAAATACGAGGGTTTGGAACAAATACCGGACAGCCTTATTCTGAGAAGATGGTGCAAGGATGCAAAGGATTCCAGACGGATGCCGGTGACAATGAGACCTGGAGATGAAGGTCGCATGCTTAGGTATGCGGCACTTTCTTCGGCCACAAGCTTGGTCGCAAGACTTGGTTCGGATGAGCGTGAAGACTTCGAATTCGCTAAGGAGAGCATCGCGAGTCTAATAGATAAGCTACGTCACAGAGTTTATGAAAGGGCAGGTGGTCAGCCAGGTATGTCGGGGTGGAAAGCGATGAAGGACCCGGTTGTGGCAAGAACAAAAGGTGCCCCTAAGAGGAAGAAGGAGTTCGACCAATGTAGTCAACCCGACGTGCGAGGGAAGAGGCGTTGCTGCACCAAATGTGGCACACCCGGGCATACCAAGAGGACATGCAGCGGGTACTGTGCACGAGGGGTGTCCGGGATTGGTAATGGGGTCTCCCCCACGGATGGCAACGGTTCGCATGACGGCTCTGCAGCCGCTTCAGCGTCTCTTCCGACCGAGCTCGGTCATGCGTATGAGGTAATATAAGGAAACATCATTAGGCCCAAATGAATGTGTTGCTTCTCAGGTTTCACCTCTGTGTGCAATTGTGGAATTAGTTTCGTGGATCAGATCACACCGCAAACCTTAGTGTTGTTTTACACTGAAATAATTAGGTAGATGCCTTGTGAAAGACTATACTAAATAAGACACATAAcgaatttcaaaacaaaaattgaaaaaaaaactaacatatGGGAAAAAGCAGAAAATATGGGGTTGGTAAAAAATACTACTCCTAAACTTCCTATacctttttttgtatattttcttctatttcatttttttatttcactttttAGAATTATTCGTATACACCAATTTTCTTCTAATcagaaaaattttaatataataatcaaaGAAAGACTTCTtaagttaataaataatttaaataataataaataggaaATTTCCCTAACATGGAAtatgaaatcttttctttttagttGGATGAAATCTTTCGAAAGTCTTGAATTTGTCTATAATCCCTGAGTTAAAGGACCATCTGTGATGTTATTTGTGGGTAGGAGTTGTTTGAACCTTCCATGTGCCCAACAGAATAATAAATAGCTACGTGTACCAGTGTTGGGGGATAGTGCTTGTCAAACTGTTGTTCAGGATGCGATGTTTCACGAACACTGTAAGTTCTAGTCCGGTAGCATGTCATTTGAGTAATATGTATCGTGATTGGAACGGTGGTATATCTTGAGATAAGTAAAGAAATTAAGGTAGAAATGTTAACTCGTTTTAAGTGAACATGAAAATGGGAGATTTTGCTGTATCCTACTTGTTGAACTTAATTACATGTATTATTTTTGGGCCTAGCGGATTATATTTTTCACAGAATCTAAAATAGCCTACATGCTTGCAGGATCAAACATCGGCTCATGGCGAAGCTGGTCTAAATAACGTGTCTAGCTCAGCGGCAAATACATCCTCCATGGTGAGTCGGAGAGGTAGTCCATGTTGGCGTCCTCCGTTTTGTGGCGGGGGAAGTGGGGGGAACTTCTTCCTTGGGGGCCAACACATCCACCAATTCTATGCATCCCAACCTTGCTCCGGGCACCAAAGCGATCCGCCGCCGCACGAAGGGCACGGGAGTATGTCGACTCCGATGAGGGCTATGAATGAGGACTTGTTTGAACGGTGGCTGCTCCAGGTACGGGGTTCTCCTGAGATGTACTCCAATATTTTGTCTTTGGATGTATTAGCAGCTCGGACCTGTCCACTAAACCATGTGCCTTTTCATGTTGAACAGAATGTGATGGGTCGTCGCTCGTCGAGCAATATGCAGGGGGGATTTCCCACGCGTGGTACTTGATGTTAAGCTGGGGGATAACACATACCGAATACTTTGTGTCTTGCAAAAAGTTATTATTTTCGGTAAGGTATGTGTTGCTAAGTGGAAGCTGTAGATTTCACTAGTGTGTGCTCTGTTTTTCTGATTTATTGTAACTAGATTTCTAGTGTCTTGCTGGTGACAAATTGAAGCATTATTTGAGGTTCTAGTTGggtttgtttaattttgtctccGGAATAGCTTGGCCTATACTCAGTTTCTCACTATGTTCGTATCTCCCATTGTCTGCATAATTATGGCCACATGATGTTTTTTGCTTCGTTGATAAAGATGGAGAATCTGCTTTTTCAGTAGAAGGACTGGCTGCTGAAGGCTTTGTCTGAGTTCCTGTAGGCTTTGAAGTTGAACTTGTTTGAGTAAATTTAGGCTCTGAACTTGAATGAATTTCTTGGTGTTGATATTTGGAATATCTTAGCTGTAGGTTGCAtagatgtcttttttttttcggtaAAATGCATCGATGTCCTTTTTGTGCTGACATTATTGGGTATTAATGTTTGGGCTTCCATGGAACAAATCCATTTAGCATGTACTGTTGCAAACGGGCCATGAGCAAACGCTAGGTCTGATGGGCCACGTATAAGGTTCATTTTATTTTGGGCCTTTTTTGGCGGGTCCCATAATGTAAAAGCAAGGGTCCGAGGATGCGATCTCAGAATAAGGAATGGTCGTCACAACCCCCGGGCTAACTTCGTTGTTAGCATTGTTTGTGCAAAATAAAATATCTGTAAAAACCTTGCACCCATTAACTAACTcgtatttaagttatttttttttagatgTGAAGTCAGCCGTGGTCCACTTCACTATACATTTCTTTAAAAAACAACTATAgagttaaataatttttctttccgTAAGGGTCTGTTTGGATTTTTgcaagaaaatggaaggaaataaaataagataacagTAAATGGAAGCAAAATTTGAGTTCTTTGTGTGTTGTTTTGATGAATAGAAACTAGAAGGAAAGATAATAGAGgaagttttttcttttgtttagaagaaaagaaaagtgagaagAGATAAAATCACATTAGTATAAATTTACATTAATACctttatcataaaataaaaaacaaatgtttttatttattccTGTTTTATAGTCTTTTATAAATAGTATAAaacattataattttatatatttgactaaatttaattatctaatacgtatcatatttaaatttaaatttttaatacaataacATGTTAACACTAAATTTATATTAATGTCTGTTAATTGGATTTtgatctataattttttttaacaccaaAAATGGAAAATTTTCGGTCTggtaaaaatcacttaatttcttagAAATTTTGTATCAAAAGAAACATAATGTGTTGTGTTATATAAGAGAATCCCCCTAAATTGATACCGTTTGTAATTTCATATAGAATTACAGGTCGAACCAAAACAAAATACTTTTTCTTGATAATTGTGATCCATAATATGACTAAGGAAAGTATTGGACATAGAACTATATAgcaattttgtttaaaatttcttGCTTGTGATTGAAAGAAAATCTTTTCCACACATTTTCCTTCTATTCTCTTGTAATCCATTTTCCCCTTCTTATTTTCTATCAAACCAAACATCGTGTAAGCGTATATCATCTATTCATATAATGTTCCGATAAAATGCGTATGGTATTTACTAATAGAATAGATATGAACATTACTTGACCATTCTTTGGTCCTGGGCAATATGATCTTAAGAAGACTGTCGCAGTTACATAAGGTACTTATACAAAATGGTTAGAGTTGCAGAACGTCCTCCTACAAAATGGTGCTGTAGGTCTTGCACGTTTTCAAAGGCACATGAGCTATTGGCCAAGACACATTATAGAATTCCGAAGTGGAAGAACGTTACCTATGCAAGCTCAACAGCTGGGAACAACAAATTGGTCGTGTTACTCCAAAAGTGTTGTATGCAACCCAGGGTTTAATCTAACGTGGGGCTGCGGGTAGTTCCAAAATGGCCACACGGTTCTTGGATATGCACCAAAAAAGGGTTCGCAAAAAGTATAGGACCGGAATTTCTTCAAGGGCGATGGCTACTCGGCCTCCACCTGCCAGTGAGCAACGGCTTTGGCAACGATGTCCCTAGCCATTTCGTTGTGCGACTTCATCACCAGATCTACCGCCAACCGCATACGCGTTGCGCTGCTGACGTTCTATAACACAGGAAAAACCAAACCCGACAAACATAGCCAGTCAAGAAGACACATATCTATCATGACATGAACAGGTGACGGAATAAAATACCTGCACACTATAATTCTGCCACAGATGGTCCCTAATCATCCACTGTGCCACCCACACGCCGCAGTCCATTCTGTTGGACagccacaaaaaaaaaacaagtaagtTTACATTCTAAAGGAGTTGCCACTTTTAGCATGAGTTGCCACACTATTAAGTTTGTTGAGTCATGCATGCATGTGCGAGCCATGTTGACGGGATCTTAGTAGCTCACGATTTGGGATCCTGCTGGGGCAGTTCAGGTTCTTCGAATTCAAATGTGGAAAACCTGGGTCGAACGGAACAGTTGCCAGCGAGCCAAGATTGTCCCAACGTCAGCCCTTCAAGGTACAACGCCTACATAAGGAGGAAGAATATATGACGACGATTACGACCCCAGCCTCAACAGTTATAAATAAAAGTGATACGATCCAATAGTATGGCATTAAACACGGATACTCACCACGCGCGTCATGCCGATCTTCCTTGCTTCTGCTTGGGCAGGATCTCGAAGGGAGTCCAGGTAAATGAGTTTCATGCGGGGTACATCAATTATCATGAGATACCAGTGACCATCACACCACATGGGTTGATGTATCTACACAAAAATTGAACAAGATATCAGACTTGAGGCGTAGAATGAAATCATAATGTTGAAATTAATTGGGTAAGGTAGCTAACATACCCTCGTGACCCTGTCCACCTTGCACCGCATGTAGTTGTTACGAATCGAGGTGGCAGTTCCTGAGGTAAGCGTTCGGCCTTCGAGTGCGGCCTGCTGAGATAAGTCAATAAGGGAAATAAATCAACATTGTCTTCCGAACAAGTCAATTACTGTTCAACAAATTCGAAAAGGAATATAGCTAACATACCATGATGCTTGTGGGGAGGAACCATTGAGTTTGTTTTGAAGTCCGTGTGAGCATCCGGACGACCACATTTAGAACCTGCTGTGAAAAAAGATATCAATGAAGAACAGGGTCTCTGTGTCATACTCAGTTCTCGTATAAAGGCATGCCATTTAGCTCATCAAAAACAATGATAATCGCTACAGGGACGTACATCGTCCACAACTTCCGCTCTCGGAACAAGGGTCATCAGGGCTGCCCTGTTAGCTATGCAGTCGCCGACATCCACCAGTATTTCGCTGTCAAGAAACCATGCGATCATGTCAGACAGGGATTATCGTACAACATTCCAACCGCCAAGCACCTATTGCAACAACGACCGCATGTTACTAACCTGTGGGAAAAATCCCTGCAGAAGACATAAGCCGCCACGGCCAGCTCAACTGGAGAAAGATTCATCTCGTTCTGCGGCTGAAATGCAAGGTTCATGGCCTGCGAAATCCAAGCAAAGTGTCACGAATGAATAACTACCAGCAAACCTGATTTTGCATGCTAGAGTGGAGGTTGTAATAGGTATTTTGTAAACAGATTGAACAACTCACTCGGGGAATTTGTGGGCGTTTCATCGCCATCCCCTGCCAACCATCGAGCAGGTCCTCGTTCGCAGCGGGATTGTAATCGCTCTGATTCCTAGTGGACCAAGGAATGCATCTGTTGCCTTCTTTAGGTGTTTTCCTGCATTTTGGGCTATCCCAGACATCCTCGGTAGTCAAATCGACCTGGAAGAATCAAGTGCCTTATTATGCTATCTAGAAC
Coding sequences within it:
- the LOC112800875 gene encoding uncharacterized protein isoform X3; the protein is MLTGEIRGFGRRSRRLSFGEKSIGNVQVKPLPVPEPVPGSSSKCSSSCARKRSSPNTGWGFVGADADEVASYGSCQSSHAPKTQDCEALAMSMVTSVSGMQTEMRKLSATLSRHDALVQEVRDAIKLLQRANSAISLNPVSFGHCATCRCCTGEATPTSKKRTIDSHVRTPGEGKGPSSRPTIDTKFTVDHMPFRSSRKEKPARKNVRPRKKSQPSPSPEVVDLTTEDVWDSPKCRKTPKEGNRCIPWSTRNQSDYNPAANEDLLDGWQGMAMKRPQIPRAMNLAFQPQNEMNLSPVELAVAAYVFCRDFSHSEILVDVGDCIANRAALMTLVPRAEVVDDQVLNVVVRMLTRTSKQTQWFLPTSIMAALEGRTLTSGTATSIRNNYMRCKVDRVTRIHQPMWCDGHWYLMIIDVPRMKLIYLDSLRDPAQAEARKIGMTRVALYLEGLTLGQSWLAGNCSVRPRFSTFEFEEPELPQQDPKSMDCGVWVAQWMIRDHLWQNYSVQNVSSATRMRLAVDLVMKSHNEMARDIVAKAVAHWQVEAE
- the LOC112800875 gene encoding uncharacterized protein isoform X5, which encodes MRSRRLSFGEKSIGNVQVKPLPVPEPVPGSSSKCSSSCARKRSSPNTGWGFVGADADEVASYGSCQSSHAPKTQDCEALAMSMVTSVSGMQTEMRKLSATLSRHDALVQEVRDAIKLLQRANSAISLNPVSFGHCATCRCCTGEATPTSKKRTIDSHVRTPGEGKGPSSRPTIDTKFTVDHMPFRSSRKEKPARKNVRPRKKSQPSPSPEVVDLTTEDVWDSPKCRKTPKEGNRCIPWSTRNQSDYNPAANEDLLDGWQGMAMKRPQIPRAMNLAFQPQNEMNLSPVELAVAAYVFCRDFSHSEILVDVGDCIANRAALMTLVPRAEVVDDQVLNVVVRMLTRTSKQTQWFLPTSIMQAALEGRTLTSGTATSIRNNYMRCKVDRVTRIHQPMWCDGHWYLMIIDVPRMKLIYLDSLRDPAQAEARKIGMTRVALYLEGLTLGQSWLAGNCSVRPRFSTFEFEEPELPQQDPKSMDCGVWVAQWMIRDHLWQNYSVQNVSSATRMRLAVDLVMKSHNEMARDIVAKAVAHWQVEAE
- the LOC112800875 gene encoding uncharacterized protein isoform X2, which encodes MLTGEIRGFGRRSRRLSFGEKSIGNVQVKPLPVPEPVPGSSSKCSSSCARKRSSPNTGWGFVGADADEVASYGSCQSSHAPKTQDCEALAMSMVTSVSGMQTEMRKLSATLSRHDALVQEVRDAIKLLQRANSAISLNPVSFGHCATCRCCTGEATPTSKKRTIDSHVRTPGEGKGPSSRPTIDTKFTVDHMPFRSSRKEKPARKNVRPRKKSQPSPSPEVVDLTTEDVWDSPKCRKTPKEGNRCIPWSTRNQSDYNPAANEDLLDGWQGMAMKRPQIPRAMNLAFQPQNEMNLSPVELAVAAYVFCRDFSHSEILVDVGDCIANRAALMTLVPRAEVVDDVLNVVVRMLTRTSKQTQWFLPTSIMQAALEGRTLTSGTATSIRNNYMRCKVDRVTRIHQPMWCDGHWYLMIIDVPRMKLIYLDSLRDPAQAEARKIGMTRVALYLEGLTLGQSWLAGNCSVRPRFSTFEFEEPELPQQDPKSMDCGVWVAQWMIRDHLWQNYSVQNVSSATRMRLAVDLVMKSHNEMARDIVAKAVAHWQVEAE
- the LOC112800875 gene encoding uncharacterized protein isoform X1, with translation MLTGEIRGFGRRSRRLSFGEKSIGNVQVKPLPVPEPVPGSSSKCSSSCARKRSSPNTGWGFVGADADEVASYGSCQSSHAPKTQDCEALAMSMVTSVSGMQTEMRKLSATLSRHDALVQEVRDAIKLLQRANSAISLNPVSFGHCATCRCCTGEATPTSKKRTIDSHVRTPGEGKGPSSRPTIDTKFTVDHMPFRSSRKEKPARKNVRPRKKSQPSPSPEVVDLTTEDVWDSPKCRKTPKEGNRCIPWSTRNQSDYNPAANEDLLDGWQGMAMKRPQIPRAMNLAFQPQNEMNLSPVELAVAAYVFCRDFSHSEILVDVGDCIANRAALMTLVPRAEVVDDQVLNVVVRMLTRTSKQTQWFLPTSIMQAALEGRTLTSGTATSIRNNYMRCKVDRVTRIHQPMWCDGHWYLMIIDVPRMKLIYLDSLRDPAQAEARKIGMTRVALYLEGLTLGQSWLAGNCSVRPRFSTFEFEEPELPQQDPKSMDCGVWVAQWMIRDHLWQNYSVQNVSSATRMRLAVDLVMKSHNEMARDIVAKAVAHWQVEAE
- the LOC112800875 gene encoding uncharacterized protein isoform X4, whose amino-acid sequence is MLTGEIRGFGRRSRRLSFGEKSIGNVQVKPLPVPEPVPGSSSKCSSSCARKRSSPNTGWGFVGADADEVASYGSCQSSHAPKTQDCEALAMSMVTSVSGMQTEMRKLSATLSRHDALVQEVRDAIKLLQRANSAISLNPVSFGHCATCRCCTGEATPTSKKRTIDSHVRTPGEGKGPSSRPTIDTKFTVDHMPFRSSRKEKPARKNVRPRKKSQPSPSPEVVDLTTEDVWDSPKCRKTPKEGNRCIPWSTRNQSDYNPAANEDLLDGWQGMAMKRPQIPRAMNLAFQPQNEMNLSPVELAVAAYVFCRDFSHSEILVDVGDCIANRAALMTLVPRAEVVDDVLNVVVRMLTRTSKQTQWFLPTSIMAALEGRTLTSGTATSIRNNYMRCKVDRVTRIHQPMWCDGHWYLMIIDVPRMKLIYLDSLRDPAQAEARKIGMTRVALYLEGLTLGQSWLAGNCSVRPRFSTFEFEEPELPQQDPKSMDCGVWVAQWMIRDHLWQNYSVQNVSSATRMRLAVDLVMKSHNEMARDIVAKAVAHWQVEAE